A single window of Mangifera indica cultivar Alphonso chromosome 18, CATAS_Mindica_2.1, whole genome shotgun sequence DNA harbors:
- the LOC123201746 gene encoding receptor-like protein EIX2, whose product MPSSLGELSSLEFLDISNNQLNGTLSQIHFTNLTRLLVFTANENSLVLKVSPDWVPSFQLESLQLGSCRLGLQFPSWVHSQKYLYSLDLSNAGISDTIPESFWKSIHQFEFLNLSNNQIRGEIPNLSEVTKLKYLDLSSNKFSGPLPLVSSNLVQLDLSNNSLSGSMSHFLCYGKNGSRATRILNLRYNLLYGELPDCWMNLQSLSVLDLDNNNFSGVLPVLDFGENQLVGNLSTWIGNSFSDMVILNLRSNNFHGLFPAELCHLVNLQILDLASNNLSGTIPSCISNISALVIINFTGISNSIVKEDFVEDTSVVVKGRMLEYHTTLNLVRLVDLSHNSFSGEIPEQVTSLGALQTLNLSHNSFTGTIPENIGHMRSIETLDLSANYLFGEIPESMSNLTTLSSLNLSNNKLIGKIPSSTQRQSFEASSFTGNELCGPPLQNCIVIVPNPEYKNRNGNEHEVDWFYVSMAPGFVVGFWSFIGPLLVKKRWRYCWRREDVLLCVTM is encoded by the exons ATGCCATCTTCTTTAGGAGAACTTTCATCATTAGAATTCCTAGATATTTCCAATAATCAACTGAATGGAACTCTTTCTCAGATTCACTTTACTAATCTCACAAGGCTGCTTGTGTTTACTGCAAATGAAAACTCATTGGTGCTGAAAGTTAGTCCTGATTGGGTTCCTTCTTTTCAGCTTGAATCTTTACAGTTGGGATCTTGTCGTTTAGGGCTTCAATTTCCTTCATGGGTTCActcacaaaaatatttatattctctGGATTTATCAAACGCAGGAATTTCAGATACAATTCCTGAGTCGTTTTGGAAATCTATCCaccaatttgaatttttaaatctctCCAACAACCAAATCCGTGGGGAGATTCCAAATTTGAGTGAGGTCACCAAATTGAAGTATCTTGACTTGAGTTCTAATAAATTTTCAGGTCCATTGCCTCTGGTATCCTCCAATCTGGTTCAATTAGATCTTTCCAATAATAGTTTGTCAGGATCTATGTCCCACTTTCTGTGTTATGGGAAAAATGGGTCAAGGGCAACTCGAATTCTCAACCTTagatataatcttttatatggAGAGTTGCCTGATTGCTGGATGAATTTGCAATCCTTGTCTGTTCTGGATTTGGATAACAATAATTTCAGTGGTGTCCTTCCT GTACTTGATTTTGGTGAAAATCAGTTGGTTGGAAATCTTTCAACATGGATTGGGAATTCTTTCTCAGATATGGTGATTCTCAACCTGCGTTCGAATAATTTCCATGGACTTTTCCCCGCTGAACTTTGCCATCTTGTGAATTTACAAATCCTGGACCTTGCTTCCAACAACCTTTCTGGAACAATACCGAGCTGCATCAGCAACATCAGTGCCCTGGTGATTATAAACTTCACTGGAATCAGCAACAGCATTGTAAAAGAAGATTTTGTTGAAGATACATCTGTTGTGGTAAAAGGGCGTATGTTAGAATATCACACCACTCTTAATCTGGTAAGACTTGTTGACCTCTCTCATAATAGTTTCTCAGGCGAGATACCTGAACAAGTGACAAGTCTGGGAGCATTACAGACACTTAATTTGTCACACAATTCTTTTACAGGAACAATCCCTGAGAATATTGGTCACATGAGATCAATAGAGACACTTGATTTATCCGCAAACTATCTTTTTGGTGAAATCCCAGAGAGTATGTCAAATTTGACAACTTTGAGTAGCTTGAACTTATCCAACAACAAGTTGATTGGGAAAATTCCTTCAAGCACTCAACGACAAAGCTTTGAGGCCTCTTCTTTTACCGGCAATGAACTTTGTGGACCTCCGCTTCAGAATTGTATTGTGATTGTTCCAAATCCTGAGTACAAAAATAGAAATGGTAATGAACATGAAGTTGACTGGTTCTATGTGAGCATGGCACCCGGGTTTGTGGTTGGCTTTTGGAGTTTCATTGGTCCTCTTCTCGTTAAAAAAAGATGGAGATATTGTTGGAGAAGAGAG gATGTGCTGTTGTGCGTGACCATGTAA
- the LOC123201624 gene encoding receptor-like protein EIX1 produces the protein MHISLKQMKQTMKIVVAFVFIAVATINISFCKGSSSVGCLQSERLALLRFKQDLTDPVNRLASWTSDHEDCCIWSGVVCDNLTGHVLKLNLRTPPKKEYSTPAEDEARERSKLSGKINHSLVDLKHLSSLDLSDNNFEGVEIPRFLGSMQNLRYLSLSLNSFQGMIPPQLGNLSNLQYLGLDGILDVKSLWWLSRLSLLKHLELDGVDLSNSSNWSQVIHTLPSLVVLELSNCMLHHFPPQTIANFSSLASLDLSGNHFEGPIPNGLQNWTSIRHLDLSGNHFNSSMPSWLYKLRNLEELFLSDNRLQGSMDGLGNLSSIKALDLSLNDFDGGMPVSFGRLCNLRSMSLEAVILNQEISQILNIFSECVAKVLEHLNLADTQLFGPLTNQLGCFKIFKSLCLYYNSISGSIPRSLGELSSLEILFLADNQFNGTLSEIHFNNLTRPMALGVSGNSLMFKFPPQWAPPFKLLLLRLGSCHLGPHFPSWLRSQRSLFYLDISNSCIFDTIPQYLFKFPLTFLNLSHNKFSGEIPNLIQSNQLHVLDLNSNNLSGSLPQIPINMYVLDLSNNAILGSMYALLCHEMNESKSSMEMLILNKNFLSGELPDCWMNWQHLKVLNLENNRFTGTLPPSIGSLTSLQSLNLRKNNFVGEVPL, from the coding sequence ATGCACATTTCCTTAAAACAAATGAAGCAAACCATGAAAATAGTTGTTGCCTTTGTTTTCATTGCTGTAGCGACCATCAACATTAGCTTCTGCAAAGGAAGCTCTTCTGTTGGTTGCCTCCAAAGCGAGAGACTAGCACTTTTAAGGTTCAAGCAAGATCTCACTGATCCTGTGAATCGGCTTGCCTCTTGGACTTCTGATCATGAAGATTGCTGTATATGGTCTGGTGTTGTCTGTGACAACTTGACGGGCCATGTGCTTAAGCTCAACCTTAGAACTCCCCCAAAGAAAGAGTATTCCACTCCAGCTGAAGATGAAGCTCGCGAGAGGTCAAAGTTGTCTGGTAAGATAAATCATTCCCTGGTTGATTTGAAGCATTTGAGTTCATTGGACTTAAGCGACAACAATTTTGAAGGAGTAGAGATTCCCAGATTTCTTGGATCTATGCAGAATTTAAGGTACCTCAGTCTATCTCTGAATTCATTCCAGGGTATGATTCCTCCCCAACTTGGAAACCTCTCTAATTTACAGTATCTTGGCCTCGATGGCATATTAGATGTGAAGAGTTTGTGGTGGTTATCTCGTCTTTCTTTGTTGAAACACCTTGAGTTGGATGGTGTGGATCTTAGTAATTCCTCTAATTGGTCGCAAGTGATACACACTCTTCCTTCCTTAGTAGTGCTAGAATTATCAAACTGTATGCTTCATCACTTTCCTCCCCAAACTATTGcaaatttttcatctcttgCCTCCCTTGATCTAAGTGGAAATCATTTTGAAGGTCCAATCCCTAATGGACTTCAAAACTGGACTTCCATTAGACATCTTGATTTATCTGGAAATCACTTCAATTCTTCGATGCCCAGTTGGTTGTACAAACTTAGAAATCTTGAGGAACTTTTCCTCTCAGACAATCGCTTGCAAGGCTCGATGGATGGACTAGGAAACCTGTCTTCTATCAAAGCACTTGATCTCTCACTAAATGATTTTGATGGAGGAATGCCAGTGTCATTTGGAAGGCTTTGCAACTTGAGATCAATGTCTCTAGAAGCGGTCATACTGAATCAGGAAATATCTCAAATCTTGAATATTTTCTCCGAATGTGTTGCAAAAGTTTTAGAGCATTTGAACTTGGCGGACACTCAACTTTTTGGTCCATTGACCAACCAACTTggatgtttcaaaatttttaaatctctttGTCTATATTACAACTCAATTTCAGGTTCTATTCCAAGGTCTTTAGGAGAACTTTCATCCttagaaattttgtttcttGCTGATAACCAATTCAATGGAACTCTTTCTGAAATCCACTTTAATAATCTCACAAGACCGATGGCATTAGGAGTATCTGGAAATTCACTAATGTTTAAATTCCCTCCTCAGTGGGCTCCTCCATTTAAACTTCTACTTTTAAGGTTAGGTTCTTGTCATTTAGGCCCTCATTTTCCATCTTGGCTTCGTTCACAAAGGAGTTTGTTTTACCTTGATATATCCAACTCATGCATTTTTGACACTATTCCACAATATTTGTTCAAATTtccattaacatttttaaatctcTCACACAACAAATTCTCTGGGGAGATTCCAAATTTAATCCAGTCAAATCAACTTCATGTtcttgacttgaattcaaataatctaTCAGGTTCTTTACCTCAGATACCTATAAATATGTATGTACTTGATCTTTCCAATAATGCTATTTTAGGATCTATGTACGCTCTGTTGTGTCATGAGATGAATGAGTCAAAAAGTTCGATGGAAATGCTCATCCTCAATAAAAACTTCTTATCAGGGGAATTACCTGATTGTTGGATGAATTGGCAACACTTAAAAGTTCTAAATTTAGAGAACAATAGATTCACTGGAACCCTTCCTCCTTCTATTGGGTCGTTAACTTCTCTTCAATCATTAAACCTTCGCAAAAACAACTTTGTTGGGGAGGTACCTTTATAA
- the LOC123201625 gene encoding receptor-like protein EIX2 → MGERFSRIKILILRSNKFQGLLSGELCHLTSLQILDLAYNNLFGNIPRCISNFSTMMRESEVDDDIEYPSNAYINSSFMEDALLVNKGEMAKYNTILKFVRMIDLSKNNFSGGIPMGVMDLSTLKSLNLSHNSLIGRIPENIGAMSSLESIDFSGNQLSGEIPQSISKLTFLSVLNLSNNKLSGRIPSSTQLQSFSASSFTGNELCGPPLSNNCTVSVPTSGDQNRGEKEGNEDEVDWFYVSMALGFVVGFWSFIGPLFFSRRWRCMYFQFLSSLQDKVGSVVRKCN, encoded by the exons ATGGGAGAAagattttcaagaataaaaattctCATCCTCCGATCAAATAAGTTTCAAGGTCTTTTATCAGGGGAACTTTGCCACCTCACTTCTCTACAAATCTTAGATTTGGcttataacaatttatttgGAAACATACCAAGGTGTATCAGTAACTTCAGCACCATGATGAGAGAGAGTGAAGTGGATGATGATATAGAGTACCCGTCTAATGCatatattaattcaagttttatgGAGGATGCATTACTTGTGAATAAAGGTGAAATGGctaaatataatacaattttgaaatttgtaagaatgatagatctttcaaaaaataacttCTCAGGAGGCATCCCTATGGGAGTGATGGATCTTTCAACGTTGAAATCACTAAATTTGTCTCACAATTCTTTGATTGGTAGAATTCCGGAGAACATTGGTGCTATGAGTTCTCTAGAGTCCATTGATTTTTCTGGAAATCAACTTTCCGGTGAAATCCCACAGAGCATTTCAAAGCTGACATTTTTAAGTGTCTTGAACTTATCCAACAACAAACTTTCTGGAAGAATTCCTTCAAGCACTCAACTACAAAGCTTTAGTGCATCTTCTTTTACTGGCAATGAACTTTGTGGTCCTCCTCTTTCTAATAATTGTACAGTGAGTGTTCCAACATCCGGCGATCAGaacagaggagaaaaagaaggtAATGAAGATGAAGTAGACTGGTTTTAT GTTAGTATGGCTCTTGGATTTGTGGTGGGATTCTGGAGTTTTATAGGACCTCTATTCTTCAGCAGGAGATGGAGGTGCATGTATTTCCAATTCCTGAGTAGCCTCCAAGACAAAGTGGGCAGTGTTGTAAGAAAATGTAATTAG
- the LOC123201647 gene encoding receptor-like protein EIX2 isoform X2, protein MCLSSALELPQRKRLCLQLKMMLVRGQSCMGMIPPQLGNLSTLQYLGLGGTLDVKSLWWLSRLSLLKHLDLDGVDLSNCSDWLQVIHTLPSLVVLKLSYCMLHHFPPQPVANFSSLASLDLSGNHFEGPIPDGLQNFTSIRHLDLSGNEFNSSMPSWLYRLRNLEELFLSDNRLQGSMDGLGNLSSIKALDLSQNNFEGGMPVSFGRLCNLRSISLGWVILNQEISQVLNIFFKCVAKVLEHLNLADTQLFGPLTSQLGRFKNLKSLFLDYNSISGPIPMSLGQLSSLEILQFAYNQFNETLSEIHFNNLTRLIVFVASGNSLMLKVGPQWRPPFKLLFLALGSCHLGPHFPSWLRTQTSLVQLDISNSSIFDTIPQYLFKFPLTFLNLSHNKFYGEIPNLIQSTQLTVLHLNSNNLTGPLPLIPFNMHLLDLSNNALSGSIFHVLCNEMNKSKNLIEILTLRFNFLSGELPDCWMNWQQLKVLNLENNRFTGTLPPSIGTLISLQSLNLRKNNFFGELPVSLQNCTKVVKLDLGENDFVGNVPAWMGERFSRIKILIFRSNKFHGLLPRELCRLSSLQIIDLADNNFSGNIPRCISNFSAMIRESEMHEDLSYFADADYSDFMEDALLVNKGVLAEYNTILKLVRMIDLSKNNFSGEIPIEVTDLLELQSLNLSHNSFTGKIPRNIGAMSLLESIDFSRNQLSGEIPQSISKLTFLSVLNFSNNKLFGKIPSSTQLQSFSASSYTGNELCGPPLSNNCTVSVPTSGDQNRGEKEGNEDEVDWFYVSMALGFVVGFWSFIGPLFFNRRWRCIYFQFLYRQQDKLSIVVRKCY, encoded by the exons ATGTGCTTGAGCTCAGCCTTAGAACTCCCCCAGAGAAAGAGGTTGTGTCTCCAGCTGAAGATGATGCTCGTGAGAGGTCAAAGTTGCATG GGTATGATTCCTCCCCAACTTGGAAACCTCTCTACTTTACAGTATCTTGGCCTCGGTGGCACATTAGATGTGAAGAGTTTGTGGTGGTTATCTCGTCTTTCTTTGTTGAAGCATCTTGACTTGGATGGTGTGGATCTTAGCAATTGTTCTGATTGGTTGCAAGTGATACACACTCTCCCATCCTTAGTAGTGCTAAAGTTATCATACTGTATGCTTCATCACTTTCCTCCCCAACCTGTTGcaaatttttcatctcttgCCTCCCTTGATCTAAGTGGAAATCATTTTGAAGGTCCAATCCCTGATGGACTTCAAAACTTCACTTCCATTAGACATCTTGATTTATCTGGAAATGAATTCAATTCTTCAATGCCCAGTTGGTTGTACAGACTTAGAAACCTTGAGGAACTTTTCCTTTCAGACAATCGCTTGCAAGGCTCGATGGATGGCCTAGGAAACCTGTCTTCTATCAAAGCACTTGATCTctctcaaaataattttgaaggaGGAATGCCAGTATCATTTGGAAGACTTTGTAACTTGAGATCAATATCCCTCGGATGGGTCATACTGAATCAGGAAATATCTCAAGTgttgaatattttctttaaatgtgTTGCAAAAGTTTTAGAGCATTTGAACTTGGCGGACACTCAACTTTTTGGCCCATTGACCAGCCAACTTGGacgtttcaaaaatttaaaatctctttttCTTGATTACAACTCAATTTCAGGTCCTATTCCAATGTCTTTAGGACAGCTTTCATCCTTAGAAATTCTACAATTTGCTTATAACCAATTCAACGAAACTCTTTCTGAAATCCACTTTAACAATCTCACAAGACTGATAGTTTTTGTTGCATCCGGAAATTCACTAATGTTGAAAGTCGGTCCTCAGTGGAGACCTCCGTTTAAACTTCTGTTCTTAGCATTAGGTTCTTGTCATTTAGGGCCTCATTTTCCATCTTGGCTTCGTACACAAACGAGTTTGGTTCAGCTTGATATATCCAACTCAAGCATTTTTGACACTATTCcacaatatttgtttaaatttcctttaacatttttaaatctcTCACACAACAAATTCTATGGGGAGATTCCAAATTTAATCCAGTCAACTCAACTTACTGTACTTcacttgaattcaaataatttaacaGGTCCTTTACCTCTAATACCCTTTAACATGCATTTACTTGATCTTTCCAACAATGCTTTGTCAGGATCAATTTTTCATGTTCTGTGTAATGAGATGAATAAGTCcaaaaatttgatagaaataCTCACCCTTCGTTTTAACTTTCTTTCGGGGGAATTACCTGATTGTTGGATGAATTGGCAACAATTAAAAGTTCTAAATTTAGAGAACAACAGATTTACTGGAACTCTTCCTCCTTCTATTGGGACTTTAATTTCTCTTCAATCATTAAACCTTCGCAAAAACAACTTTTTTGGGGAACTACCAGTGTCACTTCAGAATTGTACAAAAGTTGTTAAGCTTGATCTTGGTGAAAATGACTTTGTTGGAAATGTCCCTGCATGGATGGGAGAAAGATTTTCAAGAATAAAGATTTTGATCTTTCGATCAAATAAGTTTCATGGTCTTTTACCGAGGGAACTTTGCCGTCTCAGTTCTTTACAAATCATAGATTTGGCTGATAACAATTTCTCTGGAAACATTCCAAGGTGTATCAGTAACTTTAGTGCCATGATTAGAGAAAGTGAAATGCATGAAGATTTATCGTATTTTGCTGATGCAGATTATTCAGATTTTATGGAGGATGCATTGCTTGTGAATAAAGGCGTGCTGGCTGAATATAATACCATTCTAAAGTTGGTAAGAATGATagatctttcaaaaaataacttCTCTGGAGAGATCCCTATAGAAGTGACAGATCTTTTAGAATTGCAGTCATTGAATCTGTCCCACAATTCTTTCACCGGGAAAATTCCAAGGAACATTGGTGCTATGAGTTTGTTAGAGTCCATTGATTTTTCTAGAAATCAACTTTCTGGTGAAATCCCACAAAGCATTTCAAAGCTGACATTTTTAAGTGTCTTGAACTTTTCCAACAACAAACTTTTTGGAAAAATTCCTTCAAGCACTCAACTGCAAAGCTTTAGTGCATCTTCTTATACTGGCAATGAACTTTGCGGTCCTCCTCTTTCTAATAATTGCACAGTAAGTGTTCCAACTTCCGGCGATCAGaacagaggagaaaaagaaggtAATGAAGATGAAGTAGACTGGTTTTATGTAAGTATGGCTCTTGGATTTGTGGTGGGATTCTGGAGTTTTATAGGACCTCTATTCTTCAACAGGAGATGGAGGTGCATATATTTCCAATTCCTTTATCGGCAGCAGGACAAACTGAGCATTGTTGTAAGAAAATGTTACTAG
- the LOC123201335 gene encoding vacuolar protein sorting-associated protein 22 homolog 1-like, with the protein MGSGFEVTSVGKKKLVRFVPTELNKDHNQILELVQLFLAQGFVTVDEVERWLSWTTGLAIDALDSLLAEGLAMIDDGRRDGR; encoded by the exons ATGGGTAGTGGTTTTGAGGTGACTTCCGTTGGAAAGAAAAAGCTTGTCCGCTTTGTTCCTACTGAGTTGAACAAAGACCATAATCAAATTTTGGAGTTGGTCCAG CTCTTTTTGGCTCAAGGTTTTGTAACCGTTGATGAGGTAGAGAGATGGCTTTCGTGGACAACTGGTCTTGCCATTGATGCACTTGACTCATTGTTAGCC GAAGGTCTTGCAATGATTGATGATGGCCGCAGAGATGGCAGATGA
- the LOC123201647 gene encoding receptor-like protein EIX2 isoform X1 codes for MHISLKQMKQTMRIVVAFVFIAVATINISFCKGSSSVGCLQSERLALLRFKQDLIDPANRLVSWTSDHGDCCTWSGIVCDNLTGHVLELSLRTPPEKEVVSPAEDDARERSKLHGKINSSLLDLKHLRSLDLSDNNFDGAEIPRFLGSMQNLRNLNLSLNSFQGMIPPQLGNLSTLQYLGLGGTLDVKSLWWLSRLSLLKHLDLDGVDLSNCSDWLQVIHTLPSLVVLKLSYCMLHHFPPQPVANFSSLASLDLSGNHFEGPIPDGLQNFTSIRHLDLSGNEFNSSMPSWLYRLRNLEELFLSDNRLQGSMDGLGNLSSIKALDLSQNNFEGGMPVSFGRLCNLRSISLGWVILNQEISQVLNIFFKCVAKVLEHLNLADTQLFGPLTSQLGRFKNLKSLFLDYNSISGPIPMSLGQLSSLEILQFAYNQFNETLSEIHFNNLTRLIVFVASGNSLMLKVGPQWRPPFKLLFLALGSCHLGPHFPSWLRTQTSLVQLDISNSSIFDTIPQYLFKFPLTFLNLSHNKFYGEIPNLIQSTQLTVLHLNSNNLTGPLPLIPFNMHLLDLSNNALSGSIFHVLCNEMNKSKNLIEILTLRFNFLSGELPDCWMNWQQLKVLNLENNRFTGTLPPSIGTLISLQSLNLRKNNFFGELPVSLQNCTKVVKLDLGENDFVGNVPAWMGERFSRIKILIFRSNKFHGLLPRELCRLSSLQIIDLADNNFSGNIPRCISNFSAMIRESEMHEDLSYFADADYSDFMEDALLVNKGVLAEYNTILKLVRMIDLSKNNFSGEIPIEVTDLLELQSLNLSHNSFTGKIPRNIGAMSLLESIDFSRNQLSGEIPQSISKLTFLSVLNFSNNKLFGKIPSSTQLQSFSASSYTGNELCGPPLSNNCTVSVPTSGDQNRGEKEGNEDEVDWFYVSMALGFVVGFWSFIGPLFFNRRWRCIYFQFLYRQQDKLSIVVRKCY; via the coding sequence ATGCATATTTCCTTAAAACAAATGAAGCAAACCATGAGAATAGTTGTTGCCTTTGTTTTCATCGCTGTAGCGACCATCAACATTAGCTTCTGTAAAGGAAGCTCTTCTGTTGGTTGCCTCCAAAGCGAGAGACTAGCACTTTTAAGGTTCAAGCAAGATCTCATTGATCCTGCAAATCGGCTTGTCTCTTGGACTTCTGATCATGGAGATTGTTGTACATGGTCTGGTATTGTCTGTGATAACTTGACGGGCCATGTGCTTGAGCTCAGCCTTAGAACTCCCCCAGAGAAAGAGGTTGTGTCTCCAGCTGAAGATGATGCTCGTGAGAGGTCAAAGTTGCATGGTAAGATAAATTCCTCTTTGCTTGATTTGAAGCATTTGCGTTCCTTGGACTTAAGCGATAATAATTTTGATGGAGCAGAGATTCCTAGATTTCTTGGATCTATGCAGAATTTAAGAAACCTTAATCTATCTCTGAATTCATTCCAGGGTATGATTCCTCCCCAACTTGGAAACCTCTCTACTTTACAGTATCTTGGCCTCGGTGGCACATTAGATGTGAAGAGTTTGTGGTGGTTATCTCGTCTTTCTTTGTTGAAGCATCTTGACTTGGATGGTGTGGATCTTAGCAATTGTTCTGATTGGTTGCAAGTGATACACACTCTCCCATCCTTAGTAGTGCTAAAGTTATCATACTGTATGCTTCATCACTTTCCTCCCCAACCTGTTGcaaatttttcatctcttgCCTCCCTTGATCTAAGTGGAAATCATTTTGAAGGTCCAATCCCTGATGGACTTCAAAACTTCACTTCCATTAGACATCTTGATTTATCTGGAAATGAATTCAATTCTTCAATGCCCAGTTGGTTGTACAGACTTAGAAACCTTGAGGAACTTTTCCTTTCAGACAATCGCTTGCAAGGCTCGATGGATGGCCTAGGAAACCTGTCTTCTATCAAAGCACTTGATCTctctcaaaataattttgaaggaGGAATGCCAGTATCATTTGGAAGACTTTGTAACTTGAGATCAATATCCCTCGGATGGGTCATACTGAATCAGGAAATATCTCAAGTgttgaatattttctttaaatgtgTTGCAAAAGTTTTAGAGCATTTGAACTTGGCGGACACTCAACTTTTTGGCCCATTGACCAGCCAACTTGGacgtttcaaaaatttaaaatctctttttCTTGATTACAACTCAATTTCAGGTCCTATTCCAATGTCTTTAGGACAGCTTTCATCCTTAGAAATTCTACAATTTGCTTATAACCAATTCAACGAAACTCTTTCTGAAATCCACTTTAACAATCTCACAAGACTGATAGTTTTTGTTGCATCCGGAAATTCACTAATGTTGAAAGTCGGTCCTCAGTGGAGACCTCCGTTTAAACTTCTGTTCTTAGCATTAGGTTCTTGTCATTTAGGGCCTCATTTTCCATCTTGGCTTCGTACACAAACGAGTTTGGTTCAGCTTGATATATCCAACTCAAGCATTTTTGACACTATTCcacaatatttgtttaaatttcctttaacatttttaaatctcTCACACAACAAATTCTATGGGGAGATTCCAAATTTAATCCAGTCAACTCAACTTACTGTACTTcacttgaattcaaataatttaacaGGTCCTTTACCTCTAATACCCTTTAACATGCATTTACTTGATCTTTCCAACAATGCTTTGTCAGGATCAATTTTTCATGTTCTGTGTAATGAGATGAATAAGTCcaaaaatttgatagaaataCTCACCCTTCGTTTTAACTTTCTTTCGGGGGAATTACCTGATTGTTGGATGAATTGGCAACAATTAAAAGTTCTAAATTTAGAGAACAACAGATTTACTGGAACTCTTCCTCCTTCTATTGGGACTTTAATTTCTCTTCAATCATTAAACCTTCGCAAAAACAACTTTTTTGGGGAACTACCAGTGTCACTTCAGAATTGTACAAAAGTTGTTAAGCTTGATCTTGGTGAAAATGACTTTGTTGGAAATGTCCCTGCATGGATGGGAGAAAGATTTTCAAGAATAAAGATTTTGATCTTTCGATCAAATAAGTTTCATGGTCTTTTACCGAGGGAACTTTGCCGTCTCAGTTCTTTACAAATCATAGATTTGGCTGATAACAATTTCTCTGGAAACATTCCAAGGTGTATCAGTAACTTTAGTGCCATGATTAGAGAAAGTGAAATGCATGAAGATTTATCGTATTTTGCTGATGCAGATTATTCAGATTTTATGGAGGATGCATTGCTTGTGAATAAAGGCGTGCTGGCTGAATATAATACCATTCTAAAGTTGGTAAGAATGATagatctttcaaaaaataacttCTCTGGAGAGATCCCTATAGAAGTGACAGATCTTTTAGAATTGCAGTCATTGAATCTGTCCCACAATTCTTTCACCGGGAAAATTCCAAGGAACATTGGTGCTATGAGTTTGTTAGAGTCCATTGATTTTTCTAGAAATCAACTTTCTGGTGAAATCCCACAAAGCATTTCAAAGCTGACATTTTTAAGTGTCTTGAACTTTTCCAACAACAAACTTTTTGGAAAAATTCCTTCAAGCACTCAACTGCAAAGCTTTAGTGCATCTTCTTATACTGGCAATGAACTTTGCGGTCCTCCTCTTTCTAATAATTGCACAGTAAGTGTTCCAACTTCCGGCGATCAGaacagaggagaaaaagaaggtAATGAAGATGAAGTAGACTGGTTTTATGTAAGTATGGCTCTTGGATTTGTGGTGGGATTCTGGAGTTTTATAGGACCTCTATTCTTCAACAGGAGATGGAGGTGCATATATTTCCAATTCCTTTATCGGCAGCAGGACAAACTGAGCATTGTTGTAAGAAAATGTTACTAG